The Microcoleus sp. bin38.metabat.b11b12b14.051 genomic sequence GCGCTTGATGATATCCCGTCTCAATAATTCATTTGATTCTAAAAGTTGAGCGGTGCGCTCTTCTACTTGTTTTTTTAAGTCGTCGTGAGCTTGGCGCAGGGCTTCTTGGGCTCGCTGGCGCTCTAGAATTTCTTGCTGCAAAATTTCGTTGGTTTTCTGCAATTGGGCGGCTCTATCGTCTACTGCTTGCTGCAAAAGCTCGATCGTCCCGTACATTTCAGATTGGTTGAAAACTTGCGGCAAACTTGTTAGAGAGACAACGCCCAAAAGCTCTCTCTGACTGCCAACTACTACCAAGCGACAGACTCCGTGTCGCTGCATTTCCTGGTGGGCGCGGAAGAGGGAATCGCTGGGAGATATGCAAAATAAAGGCGCACTCATGGCATCAGCGGCCGAGATTTCTGAGAGGTTTAATTCGAGGGCGTGAAACTGCACGATGTCGCGTTCGGTGACAATGCCGATCGGGATTTGGTACTTTTCTATTGGTACGATCCGCTGTGGATGCTGAATTTGCTCTTGGACAATCACGACGCAACTAACTTGATTTTTCACCATGAGCTGGGCTAAATCGAGGGCTGAGGCAGTCTTGGGAGCACAAATGACTTCTTTTGTCATCACATCTCCCGCACAGCGCAGATTTGCTAGCAAGTTGACCGGTTGTAGGGCTTCGTGAATGGCTTCGCGGGTGATGATGCCGATCAGTCGCGAGTCGGAGTCTACTACGGGTAAGTGCCGAATCTGGTGCTGGCGCAAGGTGAATATAGCTGTAAAAATATCTTGAGATTCGGATTGTTTGAGGGTAATGGGCGATCGAGTCATTACGTCAGCAATTGTCAGTCCGATCGTACAAGCTTCGATCGTACTTAACTTGACAATATCTCGTTCTGTGAAAATGCCGATCGGGCGATCGTCCTCCACGACTATGACACAACTGCGCTTGGCGGGGCTCTTAATACCCTTTTGTTTATCGCCACAAAGCTGACAGGAGACGCGCATCGGGTTCATGAGAGCCAACACTTCGGCGATCGGCATTTCTGGAGGCACTATCAGGGGATGGCGATCGATCGATCGATCTAAAGGTGACAAGTAAATCGGTGGGTTGCTGGCTGCCACAGGGGATGCTGATGGTTGAATTGCTAACTGCGGGACTGAATCTAAAAAATGTTGTAAATCTTGTTCTTGTAGCATGGTGATTATTAATTTTACTTAATGAATTGTTACAATTTGACGGACACGAGTTAGCAGAATTAGCATTAATTAAGTGGACGAGTCACCGAGAAACGGATACTGTGCCACGTAATCCTAATAGTGGTGAAGTGCAAATTTTAGATTCTAGTTCGATAACCCAGATCGATACTATGGGGTAAATCTAAAATCTAAAATCGGCTGACAGATGCTCGATCGACTGAAATCTGATTCCTAGAAACCCGTTATTTAATTTTTATTTGTTTAATTCCTATGTCGTGGACACCATTAAATCATCGAATTCATCATTTGCCGCTGATTCTTGCGGGGCCGATTTTGCGCCGAACAGAAACAGGGGCTGTGACAGTTTGGCTGGCTCTGAAAGCACCCCGCCAAGTCGAACTCAAGGTTTATTCAACAGAGGGCGGTACCGGCGAAGTTGTCGGTGTGCCCTTGCTGCAAGGCGCGAAATCTACTGTGCAGCTTGGCAAATACCTGCACGTAGTGGCGGTGACTGCTAAACCAACAGATAAAAATCTCTTGACATCCGGGCAAATTTATGCTTATGACATTGAGTTTGCCGGGAGTCGCGAGTCGCCGTCGGTGGGAGTCCCAGAAAATGAGAAAGAAAATCTCCTTTCTTGTCTGTGGCCAACTGCTGCTGATTTGTCGGTTTTGGGGCCACAGACGATCAGTTATTTCGCTCACGGGTTGCCAACTTTTGCCCTGCCACCCCAGGATTTAAACTATTTGCGTATAGTGCACGGTTCTTGTCGCAAGCCCCACGGAGACGGCAGAGATGCGCTGCCAATCCTGGATAATGCGATCGAACAATTTGCAGGTATGGCAAATTTCCGGCCCCACCAACTATTTCTAACGGGCGACCAAATTTACGGCGACGACGTTGCCGATGCGATGCTGTGGGCATTGACTGATGCTGGCGATACACTGCTGGGCTGGGAAGAGAATCTGCCCCTGATGAATGATGCCCAAATTAAAAAGAATTTGTGTAACAGTATACCTAAAAAATGGCAAAAAGAAAATGTAATTGTCGAAGAGAGGGAAATTTTTAGAGAATCGCCAATTGAGAAAGCCTCTAATGCTGAGTCTGAGTACAAAAAACCAATTGATTTACAGCCGGGGACTCGCAGCGATATTGCCAGAGATTTTGGTGGTTTTACGGCGATGTTGGTGAATAAACCGGAGAAGGCTAAAAGTCACTTGTTTGGTTTGGGCGAATATTGTGCGATGTATTTGTTAGTTTGGTCTCCTATACTTTGGTGCGACAGTTTTCCCAAGGGTAAGGATATTTGTCAAAATTCTCAGCAGGCAAAAGTCTGGGATAAAGAAGTTGTAGAACTTGATGGTTTTTGTCGCAATTTGTGGCGGGTGAGGCGGGCGATGGCGAATATTCCTACTTATATGATTTGCGATGATCATGATGTTAGCGATGATTGTTTTTTGAATCGAGAGTGGTGTTATCGGGTGTTGGGTAAGCCGCTGGGCCGCCTGGTGGTGCAGAATGCTTTGCTGGCTTATGCTGTGTTTCAGGGTTGGGGAAATACGCCCGCACAGTTCGATCGCGCAACGGTAGGAGATAAGTTATTAAAGGCTGCCGAAAAGTGGTCAGATTCGGCGGGGACTGATGTTGCTGTTTGGGAGGAAGCTGGTCAGTATTTGGGGATTCCGGCGGTTGATATGGAGACTGGTTTACCCAAGTTTAAGTTGGATGAAGATGTTTTGATTTTGGATCGGGATGGCGGGGGTGCAGGTGAGGTTTTGAGTTGGCATTTTACGGTGAGAAGTTTTAAGCATGAGGTGATTGTGCTGGATACGCGAACTTGGCGGGGCTATCCGGTGGAAAGTGCGATCGCACCGCCGATGCTTTTGACTCATAAAGGTTTTCAGGATCAAATTCAGCAGCCTTTGCGAGAGACTGATTTGCTGAATCAAACTGGAGAATTTGCGATCGAGGCGACGCTAGTTGTGGTTCCGACAAATTTGGTAGGTTTGTGGATTATTGATGCGGTGCAAAGGCGGGATGTTGAACAGGGAAAGGTTTTTAATACTGATGCGGGGGATGCTTGGAATTTTCATGAGTTAGCTTTTGTGAAGCTTTTGTCGGAGTTTTTTCGGCAGCGCGATCGGGTGATTGTGTTAACGGGGGATATTCATTATGCTGCTGCTGTGCGGCTGAGTTATTGGTCGGATTGTCATTTTGGCGATTGTCGCCCTGAGATTGAGTGTTTGCAGTCTGTATCTCAGGTGAATGGAGAATTGCAAATTGCGAGTCAAAGATTATCTGTATTGGCACAATTGACTTCTAGTGCTTTAATTAATGAGGAGTGGAAAACTCATGTTATTCATACTAAAATTAAGTCGCTGTTTCCTGAGCGGACGCACGAATGTTTGGGATGGAATGAGCCGCTGGAGTTGGTGAAGATTCCGAGACGCGGCAGGAAGAAGGCTATGACGGCTGCGGTGAGAAATAGACAATCTTTTCCTGATTGGGGTTATCGAGTTGATTGGATTAAACGGCAAAAATCTCGGTTATTTTTGCAGCATGAAAATGGTCAGGTGTCAAGTATATTGCCTAAAAATAAAGTGTTGTTATTGCTGGGTCGTTTGTGGAGTTTGATAGCGC encodes the following:
- a CDS encoding CBS domain-containing protein, which gives rise to MLQEQDLQHFLDSVPQLAIQPSASPVAASNPPIYLSPLDRSIDRHPLIVPPEMPIAEVLALMNPMRVSCQLCGDKQKGIKSPAKRSCVIVVEDDRPIGIFTERDIVKLSTIEACTIGLTIADVMTRSPITLKQSESQDIFTAIFTLRQHQIRHLPVVDSDSRLIGIITREAIHEALQPVNLLANLRCAGDVMTKEVICAPKTASALDLAQLMVKNQVSCVVIVQEQIQHPQRIVPIEKYQIPIGIVTERDIVQFHALELNLSEISAADAMSAPLFCISPSDSLFRAHQEMQRHGVCRLVVVGSQRELLGVVSLTSLPQVFNQSEMYGTIELLQQAVDDRAAQLQKTNEILQQEILERQRAQEALRQAHDDLKKQVEERTAQLLESNELLRRDIIKRQRVEEVLRKKQTCLKNQAEQLEQTVRKLQQTQTQLVHTEKMSSLGQMIAGIAHEINNPVNFIYGNLSHTSHYIKQLIQLLDLYQQHYPEPFSAIREAAAEMEIDFLVEDLSKIVSSMQVGTDRIRQIVLSMRNFSRSDQSNIKLVDIHEGIDSTLLILQHRVKAHGGHPAIQIIREYGDLPRIDCCAGQLNQVFMNIIGNAIDALDEAIQKGQWGKGNGKNPPPLIPSVPLTLPAITIRTEVVGDFVAIRISDNGGGIPEEIRRQLFDPFFTTKPVGKGTGLGLSISYHLVVEQHRGRLNCVSEVGLGTEFAIEIPIARSQLTVDS
- a CDS encoding PhoD-like phosphatase, giving the protein MSWTPLNHRIHHLPLILAGPILRRTETGAVTVWLALKAPRQVELKVYSTEGGTGEVVGVPLLQGAKSTVQLGKYLHVVAVTAKPTDKNLLTSGQIYAYDIEFAGSRESPSVGVPENEKENLLSCLWPTAADLSVLGPQTISYFAHGLPTFALPPQDLNYLRIVHGSCRKPHGDGRDALPILDNAIEQFAGMANFRPHQLFLTGDQIYGDDVADAMLWALTDAGDTLLGWEENLPLMNDAQIKKNLCNSIPKKWQKENVIVEEREIFRESPIEKASNAESEYKKPIDLQPGTRSDIARDFGGFTAMLVNKPEKAKSHLFGLGEYCAMYLLVWSPILWCDSFPKGKDICQNSQQAKVWDKEVVELDGFCRNLWRVRRAMANIPTYMICDDHDVSDDCFLNREWCYRVLGKPLGRLVVQNALLAYAVFQGWGNTPAQFDRATVGDKLLKAAEKWSDSAGTDVAVWEEAGQYLGIPAVDMETGLPKFKLDEDVLILDRDGGGAGEVLSWHFTVRSFKHEVIVLDTRTWRGYPVESAIAPPMLLTHKGFQDQIQQPLRETDLLNQTGEFAIEATLVVVPTNLVGLWIIDAVQRRDVEQGKVFNTDAGDAWNFHELAFVKLLSEFFRQRDRVIVLTGDIHYAAAVRLSYWSDCHFGDCRPEIECLQSVSQVNGELQIASQRLSVLAQLTSSALINEEWKTHVIHTKIKSLFPERTHECLGWNEPLELVKIPRRGRKKAMTAAVRNRQSFPDWGYRVDWIKRQKSRLFLQHENGQVSSILPKNKVLLLLGRLWSLIALLWRNRWLQEGDEIVGYGNIAIVSFEWPADGDGEKAVIQNVYWRPLWEPDSVVYSQYFVPLGLDESTGD